TGCTGGGATCAGCCAGGACCCAACATTGCCTATTCACCTCTTTCCCCAAAAGGATTGCCAAAtttagttaaagaaaaaaaaaaaaaaaagacacccagttaaatttgaatttcagatgaacGATGAATACTTTTCTTAGTTTAAGTGTGTCCCTTGCAATATTTGGAACACACTTATATTAAAACCTTAttagttgtttatctgaaattcatacTTAACCAGGTGTCATGTATTTTATCTGGTAACCCTTCCCCAAACAGATTTGTGTGCTCAAtgcttctccagccaccctgccTCCAGCTCCCTGAACTACCTTCACTGGGAAGGAGCAATTCCTCAGGAAGTGGCTTCATGCCTTGGGTGTTTCGTTATGGAGGATTTCATTTACCCAGGTTTAGATGTGGGAGAGGAATCAGTAGTTCAAGGATATAGCTCACCCCCAAGGTTGGGAAAGTGTTGAGAAGGGGCTAAAACCAGGATGTTTGACTGCCAACCCCTCCTCTCCATATTTCTTGTGaaatacataccaaaaaaccaaacctcttggggttgagtcaattctgactcatagtgaccctacaggacagaatagaattgtcccacagagtttccaaggagcacctggtggatttgaactgccgaccttttggttagcagccataactcttaaccgctaGGCCATGAGGGTTTCCCTGTCAAGAATATAGTACCAAGGAATTTAGGGATTAGTGAAAGGAGAGGGGAGGTGAGGTGGACCAGAGGCAGTGGGGAAGTTACCCCAACATGCTCAAGTGGTTCAAGAGTCACAGAATGAAGAGCCAACCTGGTGGCTCTGCATGTCTTTGCCAAGCCCTGGGGAAAGGTGTCTTTTTAACGCTCTCCCTCCTTCAGCTGGAAGTGGAATTTAGGGTTTCTGGATGTGTGTgagctgtataaaaaaaaaaaaaaatcaaacctagtgctgtcgagtcaattccgactcagcaaccctataggacagggtagaactgccccatagagagtttccaaggaacgcctggcggattcgaactgctgaccctttggttagcagccgtagcacttaaccactatgccatcagggtttcggTGAGCTGTATGCTCCCCCTAAATACCGGATAAAGTGAATCCACCCCTGAACTCTGATTTGGTTGGGGGTAGGAGGCAGGATACGGGTGTCATGGTTGGCGCTTCCTTCACCGCCCCTTGTGAAGGACCCCGCAGGCCCAAGGGGACGGGTGAATAACCGAGAACAAAGTCCTAATAAAATAGTCACTTTTATTTCTTAGCAAAACTATTTCCTCCGTGAGGGGTATTTAcaacagagaaggaaaagaaggggtAAATTCACAGCGATCTGGAGAGGGTGGGGAGGTTCGTGGGAGGCCCAAAGGAAGGAGACAGACACGCTGCTTCACACAACTAACTGAAACTGCTTTTTCCGGTTTCGGACGGGGAAGTCCCTGACGGGACGAGGTGAGGACCGGGGCCCCCTGGGGAGGAGATTCACACAAACCACCTGCCCGCCCGCTTGGGCTGGCCCCAGGTCACCACGAGTGAGTTTGGGAGATCGGGCTTCGGATCCAAGAGGTATGACAGGTCTTGGCACAGCCCTGGGGCGGGGCTCGGCCCGCAGGCCAAGGAGGAAGGGCGAGAGCGGGGCCGGGAGGCGGCcgaggggcggggccggggcgcaTGCAAACATCGAGAAGGGAGAGGAGCGACACGGAGGGGGAACTGCGGCGCGCGGGCCGGGGGCCCGCGGGGCCGGGGCGGGTCACGGGCGCCGGAGCAGCACGTGCTCAATGTAATTCTCCAGCTCCTCCTGCTCCTGCAGCCGGCGCTCCTCCGCCTCCGCCTCCTCTTGAGCGCGCCGAGCCTGGGCCTCCAGGCCGGGATAGTGGCGCGGAGGCGGCAGGGCGTGGTGATAGTGGCGGCGGCGCGAGGCGGCTGGTGGCTGCAGTGTCCGCGGCCGGATGTAGTTGGGAAAAGGGTGATAGGGGCCCGGGGAAAACACCTCGTCCTCCTCCCGATCCCAGGGCGGGAGCACCTCGTTCCAGTCGGGCAGCTCATCTTGAGCGGGCGCGGGGACAGGGGGCGGGGGCTGCGGGGAGCGGACGTGAGTGGGGGCGGGCGCAGCACGGGGGGGCGGCACAGGCTCTGGAGGGGCGTTCTTCTTCCGCTTCCGCTTCTCTTCCACCTCCTCGATGATGCTGACCACGTCGTCGGCTGGCAGGTGTAGTTTAGTGGACAGCTCAATGAGGCTATCAATAGTCTGCGGATCCATCTCTTCGTCGTCGTCGTCCTCCTCCCCGCCCTCCTCTGCCCCTTCAGCCCCCTTCCGCCGGTGGCCCGGCGTCTCCTCCTGGGAGCGCTTGTCCTCGGCTCCGGCTTCACCGTCCTCCTCCTCTGCGAACAGTAGCGCGTTCTGCCGCGCCCTCTCTGCCTCCTCCGCCTCTGCCTCCGCCTCCGCCGCCTCctcatcctcttcctcctccctctcctccccaccGTGCCTTTCCTGCTccgcttcctcctcctccctctggcTCTgttgctcctcctcctcctcctgcagcCCCCGACCCCCAAGGCCGCGCTGCCTGGCCCCGCCCTGCAGCAAATACTGGAGCAGTAAGTCGGAGGCGAGGTCTGCCAGCCGCTCCTCCTGCGCCGCGGCCTGCCGCGTGGCCTCCGCCTGCCGCCGCCCGGCCACTACCTGCGCCAGCCCTTGCTGTAAAAGGCGCTCTCCCGCCTCAGAGCCGCCCAGAAGCGAGCTCTCTGGCCGGCGCGCCTTGGGAAAGGGGGCTCCCAGGCCTTGGTACGCCTTAGACAGGGGTGCCAATGCCTCGTCCGGGTGTGTTTTGGGAGAAGGCACCCCTTCTCCGAACTGGTGGCTTTCGGACGGGGACCCACTGTCGGGCACCCGCGCCTGAAATTGCGGGGGGGCCGGGGGCGGCAGGGGCGCGCGCTCAGGGACGCGCGCCTGGAACTCTCCCCAGGAAGCGCGCCACACGCGCTCCGGCCCGGGGCTCTCCAGGTTGACTCGGGTCAGCGTGTGCGTGCGGGTTTCCGTCTCTGCTGCCGCCGTCTCTTGCTGGCGCTTGGTGTTGCTCGGACTGAAATCTCGCAGTTCCTGGAGTAGGGACGCTAGCGCCTCGAGCTCCTCGGAAGGGTAGCCCACCTCGGGACGACTCTCCTCCTGAGGCTGGGGGCGAGGCGGGACCGGGGGCGCTTGGGTCTCTGGAGCCGGGAGGCTGTGGGTCTGGCTGCGCACGGTTTCAGTCACCAGAGCTTCTGCTGCTTCTTCCCCTGGCCCCTGCTGGGAGCCGCCCGGCGCCGGGGGCGAGGCCGGACGGTCGAGTGCCTGCAGCAGCACCGCGGCCAGCGCCCGGGGATCCACGCCCTGGAAAAGCTCTCCCTGGTCCTGCGTCTCGGAATTCCGAGCAGCTCGAACCTCTGGGATGCTGCCATCCTTTAACCCGGGCACTGCGTCCCCAGCTACCGACTCTTTATGGTCAGAGCTGAAAGGAGGTGACTGTGCCTCAGGGCGCCCCGGGGGCGCTGCCCCCAGTCCCTGAATCAATAGAAGGAAGCAGAAGAGGGCGGAAGCCAGCAACTGGGGAGATTTCATGACCAAGCGGCTGCCGAACACTGTAAAAAGGGATAAGGCCAAAGAAAGAGGGGATTTCTGTAAGAATTCCCTGCTTTCTAATTCTACATTCCCTTCCCCCATCTTTAATCGGGAAATCCAGGGCTTCCCTCCTGGCCCCAACCTTACCCAGAAGAGGAACGTTCAGAAGCAAAGGAGGAAGAGTTTGTGCAGACCTCCAGAGTCGTGTAAATGGGAAAGGAACGCCCGTATCCCTCGCTCTCTGAATTCTTCCTCGCCCCCTTCCCTGAACCATCTCACTGCCAGCGCCCACGTACTTagcagcaaggggaaaaaaaatctctgctctCGCCCCACAGGACTCCCCGGATGGTGCGTGGGCGACTTCAGCAGGAGAAAAACGGCAACTCCCCATCTACCAGGAGTCCTTACCAGGGGCTCCCCGCTGTGTTTCAATACCCCCATCCAGGAGGAGAGAGAACCCTCCCTCATGCCCACGGTTGCCGAGGTTTTGACAGACGGACAGCGGAGTATTTACCAGCTGGTGTCACGACGCTGGAGATGGAGAGGAGGCTCGGGGTGGGGTAGGGACAGGGGAAGATCGGGACGTGCCCGCCTTGGCTCCGGACGGTGGGTGGATGGAGTAGGAGCAACGGTCGAAGTCTGACGTCCAgtgggctgggctcagctgggtccGTGCGGCTCCGAGCGGCTCGCTAGCTCCGGCTTCAGCACGCTGGACAGCGCCCGTGCCGAAGCTGCCTTATAAAGGGGAGCGCGCGGAGTCACGTGGGCGCGCCCCGCCCCACTGACGTCAATGTTCATTCATGGGGTAGCGGGCGGGCGCCGTGAGGCGGGAGGGCCCCCAGCGATTGGAGAGTGCGCTCCTTTTTAGGCCGGCGCCTGCGCGTTGGGGCCCCCGGCTTGAGGGGCGTGCGCTAGCCAAGCGCCggggaaatgaatgaatgaatgaatgaatgaatgaaatgccgAGGCGGGCGGGGCAGGGGgctatgaatgaatgaaggaaggacGAGGAGaaaaggatgaatgaatgaatgggagaATGAATGGAAGGGTGGATGCAGAGGCCCTGGAAGGCGGGAAGGGTGGGTTACAGAGCAACTTGCAGCTTCCAGAGCCAGCACCGCTGAGCAGAATAGGAACCCGGCACTGCCAGCGACTGACAGGGCATCAGTCGGAGATCTTCACTGGGGAGGGGGAAGATAAAGGCTCGAAAGCCCGGAAGGGGACCCAGCTGCCTAACTCCTAACCGCGTGGTCCTTGGGGAACACGCCCAAGGACGGCGTAAACCCGAGAAGGGATGGATCTGCGCGCCTGCGGGTGCTGTCCTCGGATCTGCGGTGCGGGGTGCCGGGGCGGATGGGTGGATCTTGCGGTTTTGGTAATCCCCATCGGAAAGGGTCTGAgtcgggggagggggggaagactgaggatttgtgtgcctttgagtcgtGTCTATTCACTGCAGGTGCGTGTCTGAAGAAAAAGGTGTCTGTCCCTCTGTCCGGCTGACTGCCGCGTCTGTTGGCGCCCCCGCTGTGCCCCTTTTTCAGCccacctctccccaccctcctccTGCTTCCTTCCCTCCCGCCGCTTCCCCCCCCCGAAGGACGTTTGGAGGGCGAGAACAGATCAGGTGGGGAGGGGGTTGCGCAGGTGGGGGGAGTGACTCAACTCCAGCTCTCCCCACTGCTTAAAGGGAAGGTTTGAACACGGGGGGTGGGGGCTGCAACGTCAGAGATCGCCCTTCTCTGCCACCAGACCCTTCGTCCGTATCTCCTGCCAGAGGGGTTGGGGCTGGGGGCTTGGACAGCTAGAGGTtccgggggtggggggcggggggcgatGACGCACAGATTGCGCAAAGAGAATCCATCAGCGAGCCAGGTCCGGTGAAGGGAGACCAGCcgtgggcgggggtgggggggacggaaatggggagggggcagaggaggGGAGAGGTAAGCAAGGAGAGCAGCCACTGCAGGAgtgaaggggagggaaggaggctgGAGGGGGCTGCGGTGAAAACAGAGAGCGGTGCGGGGGCGTGGGCAGGGAGGGGGGGAGTGACAATGACACACACCAGGCACACAAGAATTGCGGACACAAGGGTGCTTGTGGGCACACACAGGGCACCAACGCCCTGAGACTCAGGAAA
The sequence above is drawn from the Elephas maximus indicus isolate mEleMax1 chromosome 12, mEleMax1 primary haplotype, whole genome shotgun sequence genome and encodes:
- the VGF gene encoding neurosecretory protein VGF, translated to MKSPQLLASALFCFLLLIQGLGAAPPGRPEAQSPPFSSDHKESVAGDAVPGLKDGSIPEVRAARNSETQDQGELFQGVDPRALAAVLLQALDRPASPPAPGGSQQGPGEEAAEALVTETVRSQTHSLPAPETQAPPVPPRPQPQEESRPEVGYPSEELEALASLLQELRDFSPSNTKRQQETAAAETETRTHTLTRVNLESPGPERVWRASWGEFQARVPERAPLPPPAPPQFQARVPDSGSPSESHQFGEGVPSPKTHPDEALAPLSKAYQGLGAPFPKARRPESSLLGGSEAGERLLQQGLAQVVAGRRQAEATRQAAAQEERLADLASDLLLQYLLQGGARQRGLGGRGLQEEEEEQQSQREEEEAEQERHGGEEREEEEDEEAAEAEAEAEEAERARQNALLFAEEEDGEAGAEDKRSQEETPGHRRKGAEGAEEGGEEDDDDEEMDPQTIDSLIELSTKLHLPADDVVSIIEEVEEKRKRKKNAPPEPVPPPRAAPAPTHVRSPQPPPPVPAPAQDELPDWNEVLPPWDREEDEVFSPGPYHPFPNYIRPRTLQPPAASRRRHYHHALPPPRHYPGLEAQARRAQEEAEAEERRLQEQEELENYIEHVLLRRP